Genomic segment of Cherax quadricarinatus isolate ZL_2023a unplaced genomic scaffold, ASM3850222v1 Contig1599, whole genome shotgun sequence:
ATTCTGCTAAATTTTTCCCCTTAAAATACAGTATAAACAGCATTTTTCATTACAATTATGATATTTCTGCATTAACAAATGATATAATCTACATGGAAATGCcagagtgaaaataggaaataaagccTGAGTGCCTGCATGGGCTTCTTCATATATCTTCagaggaaaaggaagaagaggCAAGAAAAGCATATGTTATAAGTTAAAATCTGAGATGACGCTTCACTCAGagatgacacctcactcagaggtgacacctcactcagaggtgacacctcactcagaggtgacacctcactcagagatgacacctcactcagaggtgacacctcactcagaggcaacacctcactcagaggtgacacctcactcagaggcgacacctcactcagaggtgacacctcactcagaggtgacacctCAATcagaggtgacacctcactcagagatgacacctcactcagaggtgacacctcactcagaggcgacacctcactcagaggtgacacctcactcagaggcgacacctcactcagaggtgacacctcactcagaggtgacacctCACACAAACCTATCTCACACAAACCTATCCCACAAAAACCTATCTCACACAAACCTATCCCACAAAAACCTATATCACACAAACCTATCCCACACAAACCTAACCCACTCATACATCTGTCCAACATCAAGTTGATGTTGGTTgtaattatgaccataatttttagaggggtgggccagtaagccagcagaaggcctcagtcagatgatgaccaaaagctccaacaacaggtggtcatctgactaagacctgcgccaggaaacacttgtcctgttacctgacgaaccttacctaacctaacatcaaGTCAAATTGTTCGCCTGACAAGGAACACAATCGAGTTATATTTCCAATTTTCACTATGGTAGTTTTTCACAGTTGCACTTCTtcattttattgtgatttcttccatatatctacatagcagcaacactcactgaATTTAAATTTGATTTTACAAAAGAATTGAGTTCTCCTGCATTTCAGCTACTGCAGACATGTGCCCTAAAACAGAAGCCACAAAATTGTTGAAATCTCTCCTAACGCTTCCACTGTCCTCGTCCAGCTGTGTGTCAATTTTTGGGATCTGGTTGAAAGAATTCGCTGAAAAGAAGAAATAAACTGGTTAATATGGTTTACTACTATAGGCATACCTCATTAATATGGCGCCCGCTTTAGAGCGCTTTGCTAATACGGCgttttttaattatatttatgtttattattTTCAGCACTTAACTTCCTCTTAAGATGGTCAAAagcaattatttatttatttcaactTTTGCATTGtttttttaggcctagtgctATTGTGCACTTAATAAATGGCTTTTATATCCACTGGCAAATGTAAAAAAGGCTGTGATTTGCTTTAAAGTGATATTCACTGTACAGGGCAGTCTGGAGCTTAACCCACAGTATTAACCAGGTATTCCTGTATGTGCAGTCAAAATAAAAATTATGGTACCAATAAagaactggaacaatacacaaataaccacacATAGGGAGAGGAGATTATGACAACATTTTGgtctgatttggaccatttacaaagtcacactgttatGTTTTATGGTAACAATACCAATATGTAAAATATGCACAGCAGAGTCAacctttctctttttaaatttagtaatacagtggacccccgtttaacgatcacctcccaatgcgacaaattatgtaagtgtatttatgtaagtgtgtttgtacgtgtatgtttaggagtctgaaatggactaatctaattcacaatattccttatgggaacaaattcggtcagtactggcacctgaacatacttctggaatgaaaaaatatcgttaaccgggggtccactgttgtaagaggcgactaaaatgccgggagcaagtcccggcattttagtcgcctcttacaacacgcttggcttacggaaacttttgtttttcctttcgggccaccccacatcagtgggatacggctggtgcgttgagTCAACCTTTGTGAAAAGGCTCACTCTGTGTAATAAATGCTTGGcattcattacactgtggttgaAACACAGTacaaatcttgttgcaaacctttggatctTCTCTACTCTCTTTTAAGTTTTATCACCCTTAAAGTTCTTAGTTTGAACTGAAAAATGCCTCAGATTGTGACTGACCTAAACAGTATTCATCTTATCTTCTATTGTCATATGTGCCATAACAtgcataaatatttttatttttttaagcacatcggtcatctcccaccgaggtcggtgacctaaaaaagaagaaacaaaaacTTTTGTCttcttacatttagtaatttatacaggagaaagagtTACAAGCATCTTGCTGTCAGCCTCTTATGACacatgacttatggaggaaaTATTCTAACCCACTACCCCATGGAGATTAATAAACATACATACAgcatctcctcacttaacgacggggttccattcctaagagtagGTTGTTAAGCAAATTGGTCATTGAGCaaggagcgtactgtactggtagtgggtttgtgtcaaccatcttaaGTTATTTTTTAACATCACCTTTGCacaatttatattatttttaatatatttttaaatgtttatacagtagtatactgtatattgtaaaaaaacagaatagaggaaatcagttctTATATACATCatttaggtttgcatactggttggagagctggtcgtaagtctgagtggtcggtaaacgagtacgtcactaagtgaagaGGCGCtgtatacaatacatacatactgtGTTAAGAGTTTATCAGCTGTGTTAAATGAAGAACCATTTCAAAGTAACCTAGCTGATTTCAAAGTAACCTAGCTGATTTCAAAGTAACCTAGCTGACTTCAAAGTAACCTAGCTGATTTCAAAGTAACCTAGCTGATTTCCTAACTAAAACAAAAATTATACAAAAGCATTCTTACAGAGTTTAGCTCCTTTGCCCTTATAGTCTGGCTTGTAATGGCAAAATACAACACATTGAGTCTCACGGAGACCTTGCTGCTCCACAAAGTGGGTATAAAAGGTGTCTAAGGTGCGTGCGTGGTCCTCCCGCCCGGGACTATACACAAACACAATACCATTGACACCTCTCTGAATAGCTGGCCAGCAATTTTCAAACCTGTGTAAATAAGgacataagtaaatttattcaggtacaggaacACAGAAATGCAGTTACctaagttatcatacatagcagcatgtgtagattattcTCCAGAAtcacccaaaaaagtcaaagtgacttatttcctttaTGATCCAATATATTACTTTATTGCTATCGCATACTTAATCCAAACATAATAAagtacagaataaaaaaaaaaaacacaataccatgactggaacaatacacaaataacccgcacataggagagtgaATCTCATGATAATATTTTGCTCCAATTTGGACTATGatctagttaatggttcaagttatCATAAGTATCAGTATCCAATCTGTGGGTTGTGTATAATAATGCAATAAATCCTGATCAATTGCAGAAATGCATCAACATGGAGAAAATAAAACAGAAGGTCTGAAGTGTAAGCCCTCAATTTAATGGAGTAATAGGGAGCAGCAGGTGGGAAGTAATTTGACTGTGGTGGATAAAGTAATTTGCATTACAgataagagagtagtaagggagaaaaagttagcatatgagaagtttttacaaagtagaagtgatgcaaggagggaagagtatatggagaaaaagagagaggttaagagagtggtgaagcaatgtaaaaagagagcaaatgagagagtgggtgagatgttatcaacaaattttgttgaaaataagaaaaagttttggagtgagattaacaagttaagaaagcctagagaacaaatggatttgtcagttaaaaataggagaggagagttattaaatggagagttagaggtattgggaagatggagggaatattttgaggaattgttaaatgttgatgaagatagggaagctgtgatttcgtgtatagagcaaggaggaataacatcttgtaggagtgaggaagagccagttgtgagtgtgggggaagttcgtgaggcagtaggtaaaatgaaagggggtaaggcagccgggattgatgggataaagatagaaatgttaaaagcaggtggggatatagttttggagtggttggtgcaattatttaataaatgtatggaagagggtaaggtacctagggattggcagagagcatgcatagttcctttgtataaaggcaaaggggataaaagagagtgcaaaaattatagggggataagtctgttgagtgtacctggtaaagtgtatggtagagttataattgaaagaattaagagtaagacggagaataggatagcagatgaacaaggaggctttaggaaaggtagggggtgtgtggaccaggtgtttacagtgaaacatataagtgaacagtatttagataaggctaaagaggtctttgtggcatttatggatttggaaaaggcgtatgacagggtggataggggggcaatgtggcagatgttgcaagtgtatggtgtaggaggtaggttactgaaagcagtgaagagtttttacgaggatagtgaggctcaagttagagtatgtaggaaagagggaaattttttcccagtaaaagtaggccttagacaaggatgtgtgatgtcaccgtggttgtttaatatatttatagatggggttgtaagagaagtaaatgcgagggtcttggcaagaggcgtggagttaaaagataaagaatcacacacaaagtgggagttgtcacagctgctctttgctgatgacactgtgctcttgggagattctgaagagaagctgcagagattggtggatgaatttggtagggtgtgcaaaagaagaaaattaaaggtgaatacaggaaagagtaaggttatgaggataacaaaaagattaggtgatgaaagattgaatatcagattggagggagagagtatggaggaggtgaacgtattcagatatttgggagtggacgtgtcagcggatgggtctatgaaagatgaggtgaaccatagaattgatgagggaaaaagagtgagtggtgcacttaggagtctgtggagacaaagaactttgtccttggaggcaaagaggggaatgtatgagagtatagttttaccaacgctcttatatgggtgtgaagcgtgggtgatgaatgttgcagcgaggagaaggctggaggcagtggagatgtcatgtctgagggcaatgtgtggtgtgaatataatgcagagaattcgtagtttggaagttaggaggaggtgcgggattaccaaaactgttgtccagagggctgaggaagggttgttgaggtggttcggacatgtagagagaatggagcgaaacagaatgacttcaagagtgtatcagtctgtagtggaaggaaggcggggtaggggtcggcctaggaagggttggagggagggggtaaaggaggttttgtgtgcgaggggcttggacttccagcaggcatgcgtgagcgtgtttgataggagtgaatggagacaaatggtttttaatacttgacgtgctgttggagtgtgagcaaagtaacatttatgaagggattcagggaaaccggcaggccggacttgagtcctggagatgggaagtacagtgcctgcactctgaaggaggggtgttaatgttgcagttttaaaaactgtagtgtaaagcacccttctggcaagacagtgatggagtgaatgatggtgaaagtttttctttttcgggccaccctgccttggtgggaatcggccagtgtgataaaaaaaaaaaaaaaaaataagttatcTATATTTATATAGCACTGTATTGTATAGTACTTACCATCTATCTCCGCTCACATCCCAAAGTTCAACTTCAGCTTTCGTTGTCATGCTGTTGACAGTCAGGTTAGGAATTTCAAACTCAACAATGCGACAGCCTTTGGTCGGTCGATACTCGCCGCTGCCCACCTCTCCCGACTCACTCAGAAAGTTGGCTAGAGCAGTCTTGCCACACTGATGCAAGAAAAAAAAGAACGTAAacgaaaggtatacaataccaacaagatgaaaatgagacacgtgcaacatctgggcatctttatagTAGACGTTTTTGCcgtccagtggttttatcaatacaaattccaagatgtaattggaagacagaactatatacaaaagatgagataatcagtccctcagccttggagctgaaGATCATCGTAATCGGTGATCTTCATCTTTTGTACGTATATAGTTCCGTCTTCCAATTACGTacatcctggaatttgtattgatagaaccactggatggcaaaaacgtctactataaagatatccagatgttgcacgtgtctaattttcatcgaGAAAAAATAATAATCAGGTATATTTCAGTCACATTACAAGATTCAAGAGAAAAGTGaataagtatcttcaccaggtatcatatcaaccaggctgtgatgaatgtgT
This window contains:
- the LOC128704782 gene encoding intraflagellar transport protein 22 homolog; translation: MTHKIKILMVGPTECGKTALANFLSESGEVGSGEYRPTKGCRIVEFEIPNLTVNSMTTKAEVELWDVSGDRWFENCWPAIQRGVNGIVFVYSPGREDHARTLDTFYTHFVEQQGLRETQCVVFCHYKPDYKGKGAKLSNSFNQIPKIDTQLDEDSGSVRRDFNNFVASVLGHMSAVAEMQENSILL